Proteins encoded by one window of Rattus rattus isolate New Zealand chromosome 10, Rrattus_CSIRO_v1, whole genome shotgun sequence:
- the LOC116911249 gene encoding cadherin-7-like, producing RYSIDRNTDLERYFNIDANSGIITTAKSLDRETNPVHNITVLAMESQNPSQVGRGYVAITILDINDNAPEFAMDYETTVCENAQPGQVIQKISAIDKDEPSNGHQFYFSLTTDMTNNLNFSLKDNKDNTASILTRRNGFRRQEQSVYYLPIFIVDNGSPSLSSTNTLTIRVCDCDADGIAQTCNAEAYVLPAGLSTGALIAILACVLTLLVLILLIVTMKRRKKEPLIFDEERDIRENIVRYDDEGGGEEDTEAFDMAALRNLNVVRDTKTRRDVTPEIQFLSRPTFKNIPDNVIFREFIWERLKEADVDPGAPPYDSLQTYAFEGNGSVAESLSSLDSNSSNSDQNYDYLSDWGPRFKRLAEMYGNGQESLYS from the exons AGATACTCAATTGACAGAAACACAGACCTGGAGAGATATTTCAATATCGATGCCAACAGTGGAATTATTACTACTGCCAAATCATTGGATCGAGAGACAAATCCTGTTCATAACATTACAGTCCTCGCAATGGAGAGCC AGAATCCATCCCAGGTGGGGAGAGGCTATGTGGCCATCACTATACTGGATATTAATGACAATGCTCCAGAGTTTGCCATGGACTATGAAACCACTGTCTGTGAAAATGCTCAGCCAgggcag GTTATCCAGAAAATCAGTGCAATAGATAAAGACGAGCCATCTAATGGACACCAGTTTTACTTCAGCTTAACAACAGATATGACAAATAACCTTAACTTCTCATTGAAAGATAACAAAG ACAATACAGCCTCAATACTAACCAGGAGAAATGGCTTCCGCAGACAGGAACAGTCAGTTTATTATCTGCCGATTTTCATCGTGGACAACGGATCTCCTTCACTAAGCAGTACGAACACACTTACCATCCGTGTCTGCGACTGTGATGCTGATGGCATAGCGCAGACCTGCAATGCAGAGGCCTATGTTCTACCCGCTGGCCTCAGTACTGGGGCCCTGATCGCCATACTGGCCTGTGTCCTGACACTGTTGG TGTTGATCCTCCTCATTGTCACTATGAAAAGACGAAAAAAAGAGCCTCTCATTTTTGATGAGGAGAGGGATATTAGAGAAAACATCGTCAGATATGATGATGAAGGCGGGGGAGAAGAAGACACAGAAGCTTTTGATATGGCTGCACTGAGAAACCTCAATGTTGTAAGAGACACCAAAACTCGGAGAGATGTGACTCCTGAAATTCAGTTCTTGAGTCGACCGACTTTTAAAAACATCCCAGATAATGTCATTTTTAGGGAATTTATTTGGGAAAGACTAAAGGAAGCTGATGTGGATCCAGGGGCACCACCATATGACTCACTTCAGACTTATGCATTTgaaggaaatggctcagtagctGAATCTCTCAGTTCTTTAGATTCTAACAGCTCGAACTCTGATCAGAATTATGACTACCTTAGTGACTGGGGTCCTCGCTTTAAACGACTGGCTGAAATGTATGGAAATGGCCAAGAGAGTTTGTACTCATAG